ATCGTCGGCGCCGGACCCGGAGTCGGTGACCTCTACCGGCCTGATCACCCCGGCCCGACGGTTCACCCACCAGCCGATCACGCCTGCGAGCGCCAGGCCGGCCACGATCGCGATCACGCTCATCGCTGGCGGAACTCCGGCAGGGTGACGGTCATGTCCGCGGCGATGCCCTCGATGATCACATCGGAGCCGCGGGCGCCCTGGCTGGTGGGCACCAGCCCGAACGGCAACCGTTGCTGCGGCAGGCTGCCGCGGAAGGCCGCCAGGACCGCGGCCCGCTGCTCGTCGGGAACGTGCTGGTTGGCGGTGTCCGGGCCGGTGAGGACCCCGGTCGGGGTGATCACCAGGGTGGTGTGGTCGGCGCCGGCGATCGACAGGTCCACCGCAACGCTGACCCGCTTGCCGTACCCGGCCGGCGTGCCGGTGAACACCAGGCCGTGACTGCTGGAGATCCCCGACTCGGTGGTGCCGCCGGTGGCGTCGTTCGTCTCACTCGGTGGGGCCTCCACCATCAGGTCGCGGATCCCCAGGTAGCGGCCCAGATACACCGAACCGATGATGATCCGGCTCTCCAGCTTGGCGACCGGGATCTGCGCGCCGGGGCGGAACCGCCAGGTCGCCTCGCTCAGGTCGACCGAATGCATGGTGGCCTCTAGCATCGCCTTGCCGATCATCGGCTGCTCGACGGCAGGGGCCTTGATCTCCACTTCGTCGTAGTGATCCCGCCGCGCCTGCGGGATGAACGGGAACCCGAGAATCGCCACGAAGGGGTCCGATCCGAGGTCGGTGGCCCGCCGAACCGCCCGCGACAGTTGGTATTCGGCGTAGACGCTGATCCCGAAATCGACCCCGCCGACTGCGACGACCAGAGCCGCGATCACGGCCGACATCCCGATAAGCACCCTGCGCACCCGGCCATTCTGGCAGGTCGCACGCTATCGTTAGATCACCTGGGACGCTGGAGGACCTCGTTGGAGCTACTGCTGTTGACTGCTGACTTGCACCCCGATGCGGTGCTGCCGTCGCTGTCGCTGCTGGCACACACCGTGCGGACAGCGCCGCCGGAGGTTTCTGCGCTGCTCGAGGCCGGTTCGGCGGAGGTGGTGATCGTCGACGCGCGCACCGATCTGGCCGGGGCCCGTGGGCTGTGCCGGCTGCTCAGCACGACCGCGGGCTCGGTGCCAGTGGTAGCGGTGGTGACGGAGGGCGGGTTGGTCGCCGTCAATGCCGAGTGGGGAGTCGACGAGATCCTGCTGCCGGGGACCGGGCCGGCCGAGACCGACGCCCGGTTGCGGCTGTTGACCGGCCGCCGGGGCGCCCCGACCGCCGAACAGACCTCGGGCCAGACCAAGCTGGGCGAGCTGGTGATCGACGAAGGCACCTACACGGCGCGGCTGCGTGGCCGGCCGCTGGACCTGACGTACAAGGAATTCGAGCTCCTCAAATATCTCACCCAGCACGTCGGCCGGGTCTTCACCCGCGCGCAGTTGCTGCAGGAGGTGTGGGGATACGACTTCTTCGGCGGCACCCGCACCGTCGACGTGCACGTCCGGCGGCTTCGGGCCAAGCTCGGCCCGGAATACGAGTCGCTGATCGGCACGGTCCGCAACGTCGGCTACAAGGCGGTCCGGCCGGTTCGGGGCAAACCCGCGGGCGCGTCCGACGACGAGGACGAGGGGGATGAGGCGGTCGACGACCTCGACGGCGCGGACGGCGGTGCGCCCGAGTCGCTGGCCAGTCAGTGATCCTTCCGCAATGGCGCGCCGCGCTCACCGACGACGAGCAGCGGCAGGTTCGGGAGCTGATCGCCGCCGCCGGAGACCACGACGGCGTCGCCCCGGTCGGTGAACAGGTGCTGCGCGAGCTCGCCGGCGACCGTGCCGGACACCTGGTCGCCGATGACGGCGGCGCGGTAGTGGGCTATCTGAATCTGAGCGCGCCGTCGGATGACGCCGCGCCTATGGCCGAACTGGTGGTAGCGCCACCGGCCCGGCGGCGCGGCATCGGATCCGCGATGGCCCGCGCCGCGTTGACGAAAAGCCAAGGACGCAACCGGTTCTGGGCGCACGGCACGCTGCCCGGAGCCCGGGCCACCGCCGCGGCGCTGGATCTGGCCGCGGTGCGCGAGCTGCTGCAGATGCGCCGGTCGTTGCGCGGGGTGCCGAAGCCGTCGCTGCCGGTCGGGGTGTCGATTCGCAGCTATGCGGGGGAGGCCGACGACGCCGAGTTGTTGCGTGTCAACAACGCGGCCTTCGCCTGGCATCCGGAGCAGAGCGGCTGGACGGCGGCGGACGTGGCCGAACGACGTGCCGAGGGATGGTTCGATCCGCGCGGGCTGTTCCTGGCGTTCGACGCGACCGACGAGCAGACCCTGTTGGGATTCCACTGGACCAAGATCCACCGCGACAAGCCCGGCGCCGAGCTCGCCGGGGAGGTGTATGTCGTCGGGGTCGATCCCGCCGCCCAGGGACGTGGCCTGGGCCGGGCGCTGACCGAAGTGGGCCTGGCCCACCTGGCCGATCGGCTCGCCGATGTCGACTCGCCGACCGTGCTGCTCTACGTCGAAGCGGACAACACCGCGGCGTTGCGGACCTATGAACAGCTGGGTTTCACGGTGCACAGCGTCGACACCGCCTACGCCGCGGTAGACCGTGGTTGACCGTCGCTCGATCTATTCACCGCGCGTTCACCTGCCATGCGGTTGCCATCCATGAGCGCCACATACGTTCCGGGGGATTCGAACCGAACGTGAGCGGAAAGCGAGAAACAATGAAGCCCAGAACGGCGGGCATTGCACTGCTGGCGACGACCTTGGGTCTGGCGCTGAGCGGGTGCGGTAGCGACGACAACACCGGCGGATCGACCGGCGCCGCCGCGGGGCCTGCAGGGTCCGCCGAGTGCGCCGGGAAGAACACCCTGACCGCCGAGGGGTCCACGGCGCAGCAGAACGCGATCGCGGTGTTCAACCAGGTGTGGGGCAACCAGTGCCCGGGCAAGAACCTGTCCTACAACCCGACCGGATCCGGTGCGGGCCGCGAACAGTTCATCGCCGGACACGTCGATTTCGCCGGATCCGATTCGCCGCTGAGCGAGGCCCAGGTCGCCCAGGCGGCGGACCGGTGCGGCGGCGGCAACCCGGCGTGGCACCTGCCGCTGGTCTTCGGCCCGGTCAGCATGGCCTACCACCTCGACGGAGTCGAGCACCTGGTGCTCAACGCCGACGTACTGGCGCGGATCTTCACCGGAACGATCACCAGCTGGAACGACCCCGCCCTGGTCGCTCTGAACCCGGGAGTGGAACTGCCGGCGACGGCCATCACGCCGATCTACCGGTCGGACTCCTCAGGCACCACCGACAACTTCCAGAAGTACCTCAGTGCCGCCGCCCCGCAGAGCTGGACCAAGGGCGAGGGCAGCGAATTCCAGGGCGGTGTCGGTGAGGGCGCGCAGAAGTCCGCCGGGGTGGTACAGGCGGTACAGAGCACACCCGGCGCGATCGGCTACGTCGAGAAGGGCTTCGCCGACCAGGCGAACCTTCGGTCCGCGATGATCGACTCCGGCGCCGGAGTGGTCGCCGCGACCGACGAGGCGGCCGGTGTCGCCATCCAATCGGCCGGCTTCGTCTCCGAAGAGGGCAACGATATGCGGCTGGACCTGAAGTCCCTCTACGGCACCAGGCAACCGGCCGCCTACCCGCTAGTCTTGGTGACCTATGAGATCGTCTGCTCCAAAGGCTACGACCCGGACACGTCGGCGGCCGTGAAATCCTTCCTGAAGACGGCGTCGACCAGCGGCCAGGACGACTTGTCCGGTGCGGGATACGTTCGGCTGCCGGATCAGTTCCAGCGGCGTCTGAGCGCTGCGATCGACGCGATTCAGTAGCCGCCGTGCCGCACTCGAGGGGAGGTGTCTAGCGTCGCCGAACCGTTTCCTACCACGTCGTCGGGGTCGGCCAAGCCTTCCGGCTCATCCGGACAACCGGTGATCCCGGCGGCGACGCGTTCCGCCGGAAGTCGCATCCCCGACCAGGTGTTCCGCTTGGTCGCCCAGGGCTCCGGTGTGTTGATCATCGCGTTGATCACGGCCGTCGGCGGATTCCTGCTGCTGCGGGCGATACCGGCGTTGCGGCGCAATCGGGAGAACTTCTTCACCTACGCCGGTAACTGGGTCACCACTGACACCTCGGCCATGCACTTCGGCATCGCCGAGATGCTGCGGGTGACGGTGTTCGTCTCGGTGTTCGCCCTGCTGATCGCCATGCCGGTGGCACTGGGGGTCGCCGTCTACCTCGCCGAATACGCCCCCCGACGGCTCGTCGGACCTCTCGCCTACATGGTCGAACTCCTTGCCGCCGTGCCGTCGATCATCTACGGGGCGTGGGGGTTGTACGTGCTGGCTCCGCAGCTGCGGACCGCCGCGGAGTGGCTCAACGAGAATCTCGGCGGGTTCTTCCTGTTCGCGACCGGCAACGCATCGGTAGCCGGCGGCGGCACCATCTTCACCGGCGGGATCGTGCTGGCGGTGATGATCCTGCCGATCATCACCGCGGTCACGCGCGAGGTGCTGGCCCAGACGCCGCGCGGCCAGATCGAGGCAGCGCTGGCGCTGGGAGCGACCCGGTGGGAAGTGGTCAAGACAGTGATGCTGCCGTTCGGGCGGTCCGGATACATCAGCGCGGCGATGCTGGGCCTGGGGCGTGCACTCGGTGAGACGGTGGCGTTGCTGATCATCCTGCGGGCCACCCAGAAGGCGTTCAACTGGTCATTGTTCGACGGCGGGTCCACGTTCGCCACCAAAATCGCTGCCACCGCATCGGAGTTCAACGACCAGTACAAGGCCGGCGCCTACATCGCGGCCGGGCTGGTGCTGTTCGTGCTGACGCTGGTGGTCAACGCGCTGGCGCGCGCGGCCATCACGAAGAAGGTGCACTGATGACCGCCCTGCTGGACCGACCGGTCAAGGAGCGCACGTTCGCGACGGTCGGCCTGCGGCGCCGGGTGGCCAACGCCATCGCGACGGTGCTGGTCACCGTCGCGATGGGAGTGGCGCTGGTCCCGCTGGTGTGGGTGATGTACTCGGTGATCGAACACGGGTTCGCCGCGATCAGCTCCAGCGGGTGGTGGACGCACTCGCAGGCCGGCATGACGGCGTTCGCCGCCGGGGGCGGGGCCTACCACGCGATCGTCGGGACGCTGCTGCAGGGGCTGGTGTGCGCGGCGCTCTCGATCCCGCTCGGCATCTTCGTGGCGATCTACCTCGTCGAATACGGTGCCGGGACCCGGCTCGGCAAGCTCGCGACCTTCATGGTCGACATCTTGACCGGGGTGCCGTCGATCGTGGCAGCGTTGTTCATCTACGCCCTGTGGGTGGCCACCCTCGGATTTCACCGCTCCGGTTTTGCGGTGTCGTTGTCGTTGGTACTGCTGATGGTGCCGGTGATCGTGCGGGCGACCGAGGAGATGCTCCGGATCATTCCGGTGGACCTGCGTGAGGCCAGCTACGCGCTGGGCGCGCCGAAGTGGAAGACCATCACCAGCATCGTGATCCCGACCGCGCTGTCGGGGATCGTCACCGGGATTCTGCTGGCGCTGGCGCGGGTGATGGGCGAGACGGCGCCGCTGCTGATCCTGGTCGGCTATTCGCAGGCGATGAACTTCGACATGTTCCACGGCTTCATGGGGTCGTTGCCGGGAATGATGTACGACCAGACATCGGCGGGCGCGGGCACCAGCGCCGTTCCCACCGACCGGCTCTGGGGTGCCGCGCTGACGCTCATCATCCTGATCGCGGTGCTCAACATCGCGGCCAGGTTCGGAGCGCGCCTCTTCGCGCCCAAGAAGTTCTAGTCTGTCGGCACACCGGCGCGCGAGCGGTGGGCGTGAGGTTTCAATGAGATTTAGGAGAGCTGCACGGTGGCGAAAAGGTTGGACCTGACCGACCTCAACATCTATTACGGGTCGTTCCACGCTGTTGCCGACGTGACGCTCTCGGTCGCGCCGCGCAGTGTGACCGCCTTCATCGGTCCGTCCGGATGCGGCAAGTCGACGGTGCTGCGCACCCTCAACCGGATGCACGAGATCACCCCGGGGGCCCGCATCGAGGGTTCGGTGCTGCTCGACGGTGAGAACATCTACCGGCCCGGAATCGACCCGGTGGGCGTGCGAAAGGCCGTCGGTATGGTGTTTCAGCGTCCGAATCCGTTCCCCACCATGTCGATTCGCGACAACGTGGTGGCCGGGCTGAAACTTCAGGGCATCCGCAACCGCCGGACGCTCGACGAGACCGCCGAGTTCTCGCTGCGCGGCGCCAACCTGTGGAACGAGGTCAAAGACCGGCTGGACAGGCCCGGCGGCGGCCTGTCCGGCGGCCAGCAGCAGCGACTGTGCATCGCCCGCGCCATCGCGGTGCAACCCGACGTGCTGTTGATGGACGAGCCGTGTTCGGCTCTGGACCCGATCTCGACGATGGCCATCGAAGAGCTGATAGCTCAGCTCAAGCAGGAATACACCATCGTCATCGTCACCCATAACATGCAGCAGGCGGCGCGGGTCAGTGATCAGACGGCGTTCTTCAACCTGGCCGACGTCGGCAAGCCGGGCCGGCTGATCGAGATCGACGGCACCGAGAAGATCTTCTCCAACCCGAGCCGCAAGGAGACCGAGGACTACATCTCCGGGCGCTTCGGCTAGCCGGTCGTCACAGTGGGCGCACCCTATCCGGGCGGAGGCAGCGTGTTCTCGTCCGGGAACTTGCCGGTGGCCTGGAAGATCACCCGACGCGCCACCTCCACGGCGTGGTCGGCGAACCGCTCGTAGAACCGGCCGAGCAACGTGACGTCGACGGCCGCCGCGACTCCGTGCCGCCATTCCTTGTCCATCATCACCGAGAACAGATGCCGGTGCAGGTCGTCCATCGCGTCGTCTTCCTCGCGAATCCGGGCGGCCTTCTCCGGGTCGCGCGACAGCAGCACCTCCTGCGCGCTGTTGCCCAGATCAACAGCCACCCGGCCCATCTCGGCGAAGTATCCATTGACCTCTTCGGGGAGTGCGTGTTGCGGATGCCTGCGGCGGGCGATCTTGGCGACGTGCAGCGCCAGCGCGCCCATCCGGTCGATGTCGGCGACCATCTGGATGGAGCTGACGATGGCCCGCAGGTCCCCGGCGACCGGCGCCTGCAACGCCAGCAGCACGAAGGCGCTCTCCTCGGCGCGGGCGCTCATCGAGGCGATCTTCTCGTGGTCGGTGATCACCCGCTCGGCCACCACCAGGTCGGCCTGCAGCAGGGCCTGAGTGGCACGTTCCATGGCGATCCCGGCCAGGCCGCACATCGTGCCGAGCTGTTCGGCCAAGTCCGAGAGTTGCTCGTGATAGGCGGTTCGCATGCCCTCAAGACTAACCCGGGGGGTGCTCGATGACCGCGCGACGGCGACTGCCCCGGCGATTACTCGCAGGTGGTGTCGGCCGCGTTGGTGACCGTCAGGTCGGCGGGCAGCTCGGTCGGCTCGACGCTGGCGCCGCGGTTGAGCTGGACGTTGACCTGGGAGCCGCTGGCGGCCGGCCTGGTGACGCTTCGGAAATCGGAGCCCAGCACGACGCGCACGATGCTGCCCAACCCGGTGACCCGCTCGATCGGCGCGCCCGACAGTGCCGAGGACACGGTGGCGGCGGCCTGCTCGTTGCCGGGGGAGAACAGCACCTTGGTGGCCTTGACCGTACCCGGATAGTCGTCGGCGCTGTCGACGTCGAAGCCCCAGTGCTGCAGCTCTTCGGAGGTGGAGGCGGCCAGACCGGACACCTCGGTGGCATTCGAGACCCGCACGTTGACGTCGACGGGGGAGGTGGTGACCGCCCGCACCTGCTCGATGCTCGGCTTGGGGGCCGGGCCGACCGGAGTCGCCGACGCCTGGGCGGGCTGGGTGGTGGGGCTGGTGGTCGAGACCGACGTGGCGTTGTGGTCGTTCTCGCCGGGCAGCGGATCGTCGTTGATGATGGCGTCGAACAGTGCCCGCATGTCATCCATCCGCGGGACCTCGTCGCCGTTCTCGTCGGTCTCACTGGTCGGAACGGTCACGAAGGTGATGTGTCCGGCGGCCACCTTCTGCAGCGACTGCCCGAGGTTCACCAGATCCTTGGTCTTGACGTTGTCCACGTAGCTGTCGCCGATGAACATGTTGACCACGTTGTTGAGCTTGGTCGGCGAGAAGAAGGTGTTCGTGGAGATCAGCGAGCGCAACAGGGACGACAGGAACAACTGCTGGCGTTTGATCCGGCCGTAGTCGCCGTTGTCCTCGGTGGTGACATTGCGGGCCCGCACATAGTTCAACGCGGTCGCACCGTTGACCCGCTGCCGGCCGCTGTTGGCCAGCACGCTGCCCAGTTCGAGGTCGTAGAGCGGGCTGGTGGTGCACACCTCGACGCCGCCCAGGGCGTCAACCATCTTGCCGAAACCGACGAAGTCGACGGCCATGAACCGGTTGACCGCCAGCCCGGAGAGCTTCTGGATCTCCTTGACCAGACACTTCGGCCCGCCGAAGGCATACGTCGAGTTCAGCTTCGTCTCGGTGTAGACGGTCTCATCGCTGTAGCTGCCGGAGTCCGCGTCGTAGATCGGGCCGTAGGCGCCGGTCGCGGCATTCCAGACCTCACACTGAATCGGCGTGATCGCCAGATCGCGCGGGAACGACACCACCACCACGCGTTTACGGTTGGCCGGGATGTTGACCAGCATGATGGTGTCGGATCGAGCGCCCTCGGCGTCCTCGGTGCTTCCGGCGCCGATCTGGCTGTTGGCCCCGGCGCGGGTGTCCGCGCCCACGATCAGGAAGTTCTCATCGCCGTACTGGCCGGCCGCGTCGAGGATGTCGTGCGAGTCGGGGTCCAGCGCGCTGACATGGTTGAGGCTACGGTTCTTCGTCGCGCTCCACTGCCAGGCCGAACCGGTCAGCACCAGGGCCAGGACGGCCATCATGGCCGCCACCATCCGGCCGGCCACCATCGCCCCGCGGTGGCTCCTGTGCGGGTGCGGCTCGTGGGTTGCGTCGTCGGTCTGCCCCGGGGGGTCGATGCGTACCGGCGGTATCTCGCGCGCCACGTCCGGAAGTTCGGTGGTGGGCTCGAACCCGACCCAGTCGGCCCAGTCGGGCTCGTCGGCGCGGGTGGGCTGCGTGCCGTGAATCAGGTCGAGGTCGGGCAGTTCCGACGGGTAGGCCACCTCCGCTATGTCGGCGCTGAAGCCCGCCGCGTCGGTGGCCTCGAAGGCTTCGAAGGCCGGTGGGTCCACGACTTCGAAGTCCGGCGAGGATTCGGCCTGTGGCTCGGGCGTGGGTACGGGCTCTATCGCCGCTATGGTTTCGGCGGCCGCCTCCGGGGCACCTACGGGCTCCGGGGCACCTACGGGCTCCGGGGCGGCGCGGCGCCGCCTGCGGCCGCCGGAGGGGGGAACGCCGCCGTTGACCTTGGCGATCAGGTCGGCGACGGTCACCGAACCGTCACCGCCGTTGCGGCGGCGAGACGGAGCCGAACGGCGGGGAGTCGGAGCGGGGGTCTGCCAACGCTCCCATGGCGCGGGTCCGGGCGGCGTCATCGTCATCAACTGATGGTCACCGTCATCCCGGCCCTGTCCGGGCCAGCGGCCAGGAGTGGCGTTGTCGCCGTCACTCATGTCCTCACGGGCCTCCGAGTCTTCGGGACTGACGGGCGTCGATCGCCGGTCAGCGCGGCACGGATGATCACCGTTGATGCTCCGTACCTGTTCCGCCCCCGCAGGGACAACCCCACCTGGGGCAATAAGTTACTTAGTCTACTGAGAAGTTTCCAGACACGCGATGTCGAGAACGTCTCATTTCAGCCACCCGAGTGCATAATGTCAGCCCCGACCGGCACCGCACAGTCATCCGGATCGGCCAGCCACCCCTCCGGGAGAGTGACCTTGGCCGGTGAGCCCTGCCGGCCGCGCGGCCCGGTCGCGGCCGCCGGGAACGGGATCGACCCGTCGAGCTGCTCCAGCAGCGTGTCGAGTTCGGACAGCGTCGTGACCATGGCCAGCTCCCGCCGCAACTGCGAACCGGCGGGGAAACCATGCAGGTACCAGGCGACATGCTTGCGGATCTCCCGCATGCCCTTTTCCTCACCGAAATGCGACGCCAGCAGCTCGCCGTGGCGGCGGATGATGTCGGCGACTTCGCCCAGGGTGGGCGGGGTGGGCGCCGGGCGGCCGGCGAAGGCCGCCGACAACTCGGCGAACAGCCAGGGGCGCCCCAGGCAGCCCCGGCCGATGACGACGCCATCGCAGCCGGTGGCAGCCATCATGGCCAGGGCGTCACCGGCTTCGAAGATGTCACCGTTGCCGAGTACCGGAATCGAGCGCACCTGGGCTTTGAGCTGGGCGATCTGCTCCCAATCGGCTGTGCCGGAGTAGCGCTGTGCCGCGGTTCGGGCGTGCAGGGCCACCGCGGCGGCGCCCTCGGACTCGGCGATACGCCCGGCGTCGAGGTGGGTGTGGGTGGCCTCGTCGATCCCGATCCGGAATTTCACGGTCACCGGGATACCCGAGTTGCCAGCTCCTCTTACCGCCGCCGCGACAATGTTGCCGAACAGCCGGCGCTTGTAGGGCAGCGCCGATCCGCCGCCGAGGCGGGTCACCTTGGGCACCGGGCAGCCGAAGTTCATGTCGATGTGATCGGCCAGGCCTTCGTCGGCGATCATCTTGGCCGCGGTGTAGGTGGTGTCGGGGTCGACGGTGTAGAGCTGCAGCGAGCGCGGGGACTCGTCCGGGGCGAACGTCGTCATGTGCAGGGTGGCCGGGTGGCGCTCGACGAGCGCGCGGGCGGTCACCATCTCGCACACGTAGAGCCCGCTGACCGTTCCGGTCCGAGACCGTTCCAGCTCGCGACAGAGCGTGCGGAATGCGACGTTGGTCACACCTGCCATCGGGGCCAGCACCACAGGGCTGGCGAGCGGCAGTGAACCGATGCGCAATGCGCGCTGAACGTCGGTGCCGGCGGCCAGCAGGCTGCCGCCGTGGCCTACGGCGCCGATGGCTCCAGCACCTTCTTGGCGGCGCGCTTCTCGGCCACCTTGGCCTCCCGCTCGAGCCGGCGCTGCTTGGCCACCTCGAACTTCTCGCACGTCTCTTCCAGGTCGGCGACGATCTTGCCGACCTCTTCCTGGTAGCGGGCCGCTTCGCCGCTGAAGTCCCGTTCGAGGATGCGCCACTTCTTCAGCACCGGCATCACCACGTCGTCGAGGTGGATGCGCGGGTCGTAGACGCCGCCGACGGCGATGATCACCGCCTTGCGGCGGAATTCGGGCACCACGTAGCCGGGCATCTGGAAGTTGGCCAACACCCGGTGCAGGGAGTACATCGCCTGTTCCGGCGCGATGTCGAACCCGGCCGCGCTGATGTCGCGGTAGAAGATCATGTGCAGGTTCTCGTCGGCCGAGACGCGGGCCAGCAGCTGATCGGCGACCGGGTCGTTGCAGGCGCGGCCGGTGTTGCGGTGTGAGATCCGGGTGGCCAGCTCTTGGAAGGTCACGTAGACGACCGAGTCGAACAGGCTCTGGGCGAACAAGTCGCCGGAGACCTGGTGATTCTGCCCGGGGCTGAAGCCGCGGTTGACGGTCTCCATCCGCAGGGTCTCCAGCTCGATCGGGTCGCAGTTGCGGGTGACGACGAGGTAGTCGCGCAGGGCGATGCCGTGCCGGTTCTCCTCGGCGGTCCACCGGTTCACCCAGGTGCCCCAGGGGGCGTCCATGGTGAAGTTCATCGCGATCTCGCGGTGATACGAGGGCAGGTTGTCCTCGGTCAGCAGGTTCTGGATCATCGCGGTGCGGGCGACCTCGGACAGCTTTGACTGCTCGGGGTCCCAGTCCTGGCCGCCGAGGGCGTAGTAGTTCTTGCCCTCCGACCACGGGACGTAGTCGTGGGGATTCCAGTCCTTGGTCATGGAGAAGTGGCGGTTGACCGCGTTCTCGACGACCGGCTCGAGTTCGTGCAGCAACTCCAGGTCGGTCCACTCACGCGTCATAACAGCTCCTGGGTATCTGTGTCCGCTAGTTGCAGGCAATATATCTGTGTATGTCGGTAGCAGCAAGTTAGCCGGGCCGTGTTGTGCTACATCTTTTCGGCCCGGCCGGTGTTGAGCAGCATGTCGACGCAGAAGTCGATAAATTGCGTCCGGCTGGCCGCGAGCCGCCCGTTGAGATAGGCGCTGAACAGGGCGGTGAGCGCCCCGATCAACCCGGTTGCCACCATGTTCTGGAGCACCGGGTCGCCGATTCGGGTCAGCTTGCGCTGGAGCATCTCGATGAAGTTCGGCATCCATTGCGCACCGGAGTGGGTCAGGACCGGCTCGGTCCCCGGGGCCAGCAGCAGCACCCGCCCGCGCACCGGGTCGTCGACCATCAAAGCGACGAAGCCTTCCACGGCTTCTCGCGGCGTATGGGCCGACAGCAGTGCCGCCATGGCGCGCGTGCACACGTCGTCATATACGGCGCGCACGAATTCGTCACGGTCGGTGAAGCTTTCGTAGAAATAGCGTTCCGTCAGCGCAGCCGCGCGGCAGACCGACCGGATGGTCAGCGTGGGTCCGTTTTCGTCGCCGAGCAGTTGTACGCCGGCGGCGATGAATTCGTCTCGACGCAGGGCCTGACGATCTTCCAGTGGGACCCCGGACCAACGGCCCCGGCGTTGACCGGACGGCACTTCAATCTCCTAAGGGTCCAATTTGACACCGATCGTAACGCCGGTCCACCTCCCGGTGCGCGGTGTTGCCGCCGCTGCCGGGCCTGACGACCTGCGGGTGCCCGCCTGGTGCCGCAGCCGGGGCGACCTGCGGGGCCCGGCACGGGGACGGCTCGACGGGTTAGTCCAGACAATAAAACCGCCGGGCCGGCGGGTCGTGCCCTTGACTGGGTCCACCGTGCTGCGGAATAGTGTTCTTCAGAACGAAGAATGCCGTATGTTGTCCGGACAAATCCGCATACCCGGTGTCGAAGGCTTCCTGGGAGCTGCGGATCTGCTGCCTGTGCCAGGAGAAAGCGGGTCATGGCGGATCACTCCAGCCTCCTGAGCCACGTGGACCTCTTGGGCCTTGAAGGCCGTGTCATCGTGGTGTCGGGCGCCGGCGGTGGCGGTATCGGTACGACGATCACCGCGATGGCCGCACGCGCCGGAGCCACCGTGATCGCGGTGAGCCGCTCGGTCCAGAACCTCGATGAGCACATCGCGCCACTGGCCGCCGAGGGCCTGTCGGTGTTGCCGGTGGTCGCCGACGCCGCCACCGACGAGGGCGTAGCCGCCGTGCTCGATGCGGCGCGCCACGCCGACGGACAGCTCTACGGGCTGGTCAATGTCGCCGGCGGAGCCGCGCCGTCGACATGGATGCCCGCTACCCGGGTGGCCCGCTCCGACTGGCGGGAGATCTTCGCGCACAACCTGGAGACCGCGTTCTTCATGAGCCGAGCGGTCGCCGCCGAACTGGTGACCCAGCAGCGCCCGGGCTCGATCGTGTCGATCTCCTCGATCAGTGGGATCAACACCGCGCCGTTCCACATCGCCTACGGCACCGCCAAGGGCGCCGTCGTCGCGATGACCCGCACCATGGCGCTCGAGTTGGCGGCGGTCGGGATCCGGGTCAACGCGGTGGCCCCGGGCGTCACCGAGACGGCGGCGTCCGGCGCCTACGTCGAGGCGGACCCCGATCGCGACCGGCGGGCGATCGCGATGGGGCGCCGGGGACGG
This is a stretch of genomic DNA from Mycolicibacter terrae. It encodes these proteins:
- a CDS encoding TetR/AcrR family transcriptional regulator, producing the protein MPSGQRRGRWSGVPLEDRQALRRDEFIAAGVQLLGDENGPTLTIRSVCRAAALTERYFYESFTDRDEFVRAVYDDVCTRAMAALLSAHTPREAVEGFVALMVDDPVRGRVLLLAPGTEPVLTHSGAQWMPNFIEMLQRKLTRIGDPVLQNMVATGLIGALTALFSAYLNGRLAASRTQFIDFCVDMLLNTGRAEKM
- a CDS encoding SDR family NAD(P)-dependent oxidoreductase, with protein sequence MADHSSLLSHVDLLGLEGRVIVVSGAGGGGIGTTITAMAARAGATVIAVSRSVQNLDEHIAPLAAEGLSVLPVVADAATDEGVAAVLDAARHADGQLYGLVNVAGGAAPSTWMPATRVARSDWREIFAHNLETAFFMSRAVAAELVTQQRPGSIVSISSISGINTAPFHIAYGTAKGAVVAMTRTMALELAAVGIRVNAVAPGVTETAASGAYVEADPDRDRRAIAMGRRGRPEEQAGPILFLLSDLSSYITGQTLLVDGGLNLKWSHLADDNTSLFLKDETFRAAIRRM